In one window of Erwinia tasmaniensis Et1/99 DNA:
- a CDS encoding sugar ABC transporter ATP-binding protein, whose protein sequence is MVTYALEAEGISKFFPGVKALSHVSLCIKPGTVHALMGENGAGKSTLMKCLIGIYRPDEGQIRIKGQRVQFTDTLDALRAGISMIHQELNLVPQMTVAENIWLGREPTKFGFVDHTRLNRLTEELLVKLNIALRADQTVGSLSIAAQQMVEIAKAVSWNADIVIMDEPTSALTEAEVAHLFTIIRNLREQGKAIIYISHKMDEVFAITDEVSVFRDGRWVGSDVTANYTRQSLITQMVGRELTQLFPKVHSTIGEDVLTVRNLTRGGVFEDISFSVRRGEILGVAGLVGAGRSEVMECLFGLTQRDSGQVLIDGVPTTLDSPASAIDKGLAFLTEDRKKSGLFLVLSVMENMSIVKMTHYSAKGGFVNQRHMAKDCLEQIQRLNIKTPTMDQIINNLSGGNQQKVLIARWLLAQPKILILDEPTRGIDVGAKAEIYRLIGELASRGVAIIMVSSELPEIIGMSDRVMVMHGGRITGILNKEDADQETILSLASE, encoded by the coding sequence ATGGTCACATATGCGCTTGAGGCAGAAGGTATCAGCAAATTTTTTCCAGGCGTCAAGGCGTTAAGTCACGTTTCCCTGTGTATTAAGCCGGGAACGGTGCATGCCCTGATGGGGGAAAATGGCGCGGGTAAATCTACTTTAATGAAGTGTCTGATCGGGATTTACCGTCCGGATGAGGGGCAGATCCGCATTAAGGGGCAGCGGGTACAGTTTACCGATACGCTGGATGCGCTGCGTGCGGGAATCTCCATGATCCATCAAGAGCTTAACCTGGTCCCGCAGATGACGGTGGCGGAAAATATCTGGCTGGGTCGCGAGCCGACGAAATTCGGCTTCGTCGACCATACCCGCCTCAATCGTTTAACCGAAGAGCTGCTGGTGAAGCTCAATATTGCTCTGCGTGCGGACCAGACGGTGGGTTCACTCAGTATTGCCGCGCAACAGATGGTGGAGATAGCCAAAGCGGTTTCATGGAATGCCGATATTGTCATTATGGATGAACCGACCTCGGCATTAACGGAAGCTGAAGTGGCGCATCTTTTCACCATTATTCGCAATCTGCGTGAGCAGGGTAAAGCCATCATCTATATCAGTCACAAGATGGACGAAGTTTTTGCCATTACCGATGAGGTCAGCGTATTTCGTGACGGGCGTTGGGTCGGCAGCGACGTGACGGCCAACTACACGCGTCAGTCGCTGATTACGCAAATGGTGGGGCGCGAGCTGACCCAGCTGTTTCCAAAAGTGCACAGCACGATTGGCGAAGATGTTCTGACGGTGCGCAATCTGACGCGCGGCGGAGTCTTTGAAGATATCAGCTTCAGCGTACGCCGGGGGGAGATCCTCGGGGTCGCGGGGCTGGTGGGGGCAGGGCGCAGTGAAGTGATGGAATGCCTGTTTGGCCTCACTCAGAGGGACAGCGGGCAGGTGCTGATCGACGGGGTGCCGACAACCCTTGATTCACCGGCCAGCGCCATTGATAAGGGGCTGGCGTTTCTGACCGAAGATCGTAAAAAGTCGGGCCTCTTTCTGGTGCTGTCGGTCATGGAGAACATGAGCATCGTCAAGATGACCCACTACAGCGCGAAAGGCGGTTTCGTCAACCAGCGTCATATGGCGAAAGATTGCCTGGAACAGATACAGCGGCTGAATATCAAGACCCCCACCATGGATCAGATCATTAATAACCTCAGCGGCGGTAATCAGCAGAAGGTATTGATTGCCCGCTGGCTGTTGGCACAACCCAAAATTCTTATCCTGGATGAACCCACCCGGGGTATCGACGTTGGGGCGAAAGCGGAGATCTACCGGCTGATCGGTGAACTGGCGAGCCGTGGCGTCGCCATTATTATGGTCTCCTCTGAGCTGCCCGAAATTATTGGTATGAGCGACCGCGTGATGGTGATGCACGGCGGGCGTATTACCGGCATCCTCAATAAAGAGGATGCTGACCAGGAAACCATTTTGTCGCTAGCGTCCGAATAG
- a CDS encoding ABC transporter permease: MTGQYTDGATSWFGTLKSKLPKDIGIFLVMVSIALVFEAFGWYVRNQSFLMNPNRLVLIVLQVSIIGIIAVGVTQVIITSGIDLSSGSVIALAAVVAASLAQTSESLSPMFPSLVNMPAVLPMGAGIGVGLICGIVNGVLITKTGIPPFIATLGMMVSARGLAQYYTQGNPVSFLSDGFTAVGQGAMPVVIFLAVAIVFHIALKHTRYGKYVYAIGGNMLSAKVSGIGVNKYLVIVYTVAGGLSGLAGVVLAARVSSGQSSMALAYELDAIAAAVIGGSSLMGGVGRITGTLIGAIILGLIKSGFTFVGVDAYMQDIIKGMIIVAAVSIDMYRNRKKR, encoded by the coding sequence ATGACCGGGCAATACACTGACGGGGCCACTTCATGGTTTGGTACGCTCAAAAGCAAGCTGCCGAAAGATATCGGTATCTTTTTGGTGATGGTGAGCATTGCGTTGGTTTTTGAAGCCTTCGGCTGGTATGTGCGCAACCAATCATTTCTGATGAACCCCAACCGGCTGGTGCTGATTGTGCTACAGGTCTCAATCATCGGGATTATCGCGGTCGGCGTGACGCAGGTGATTATTACCAGCGGAATCGATCTCTCTTCCGGTTCGGTGATTGCCTTAGCGGCGGTGGTCGCTGCCAGCCTGGCCCAGACGTCGGAAAGCCTTTCTCCCATGTTTCCTTCGCTGGTCAATATGCCGGCGGTGCTGCCGATGGGTGCCGGTATCGGAGTTGGACTGATATGCGGCATTGTTAACGGCGTGCTGATCACCAAAACGGGCATTCCCCCTTTTATCGCCACGCTGGGCATGATGGTCTCTGCCCGCGGGCTGGCGCAGTATTACACCCAGGGCAACCCCGTCAGCTTCCTGTCCGATGGTTTTACCGCCGTTGGCCAGGGCGCGATGCCGGTGGTTATTTTCCTGGCGGTGGCGATTGTCTTTCATATTGCACTGAAGCACACCCGCTATGGTAAATACGTCTACGCCATCGGCGGCAACATGCTGTCGGCGAAGGTCTCCGGGATCGGCGTGAATAAATATCTGGTGATCGTCTACACCGTTGCGGGGGGGCTGTCCGGGCTGGCGGGCGTGGTGCTGGCGGCACGCGTCAGCAGCGGTCAGTCAAGCATGGCGCTGGCCTACGAACTGGATGCGATCGCCGCTGCGGTGATCGGCGGCAGCAGTTTGATGGGGGGCGTGGGGCGGATTACCGGCACGCTGATTGGTGCGATAATTCTCGGGCTGATTAAAAGTGGTTTTACCTTCGTCGGGGTCGATGCCTATATGCAGGATATTATCAAAGGCATGATTATCGTTGCGGCGGTCTCCATCGATATGTATCGCAACCGCAAGAAGCGTTAG
- the nac gene encoding nitrogen assimilation transcriptional regulator NAC produces the protein MNLRRLKYFVTIVDTGSLTQAAEVLHIAQPALSQQVATLENELDQQLLIRTKRGVTPTEAGKILYSHARTILRQCEQAQTAVINAGQAMTGKVSIGFAPGPAASSLTMPLLQTVREQFPDVLVYLHENSGASLNEKVIDGQLDMAVLYDRAPAAGITSLPLMKEELWLVGTGLCPGQSVDLADVARTGLFLPREYSAVRKRVDEAFALRRLSARIVGEIESVATLSAAISSGMGAAILPESAARALVSSTHAWMVRITNPTLNLPLSLNFSARQPLSPAAQSVKSILLALLNQPALEDRPLQLVS, from the coding sequence ATGAATTTAAGACGACTGAAGTATTTCGTGACTATCGTCGACACCGGCAGCCTGACCCAGGCGGCAGAAGTTCTGCATATAGCACAACCCGCACTCAGTCAGCAGGTGGCTACGCTGGAAAACGAGCTTGATCAGCAGCTGCTTATCCGCACCAAGCGCGGCGTTACGCCAACCGAAGCGGGCAAGATCCTCTATTCGCACGCACGGACCATTCTACGCCAGTGCGAGCAGGCCCAGACGGCGGTGATCAATGCCGGGCAGGCGATGACCGGGAAGGTATCGATTGGTTTCGCACCGGGGCCGGCGGCATCATCGCTGACCATGCCGCTGCTGCAAACCGTACGCGAGCAGTTCCCGGACGTGCTGGTTTATCTGCATGAGAACAGCGGTGCTTCATTAAACGAAAAAGTGATAGATGGGCAGCTTGATATGGCGGTGCTTTACGATCGTGCGCCAGCGGCTGGCATCACCAGCCTTCCGCTGATGAAGGAAGAGCTCTGGCTGGTGGGCACCGGTCTTTGCCCTGGGCAGAGCGTTGATCTTGCCGACGTCGCCAGAACAGGGCTGTTCCTGCCGCGTGAGTACAGCGCTGTGCGTAAGCGCGTTGATGAAGCCTTCGCGTTACGCCGTCTTAGTGCGCGTATCGTCGGAGAAATTGAATCTGTCGCCACCCTGAGCGCCGCGATTTCTAGCGGAATGGGCGCTGCCATTCTCCCTGAATCTGCCGCGCGGGCGCTGGTCAGCTCAACGCATGCCTGGATGGTGCGCATCACGAACCCCACGCTGAATTTGCCGCTCTCGCTAAACTTCTCCGCCAGACAGCCGCTGTCACCTGCTGCCCAGTCGGTAAAAAGTATTCTGTTAGCGTTACTGAATCAGCCAGCGTTAGAAGACCGCCCGCTACAGCTGGTGAGTTAA
- the cbl gene encoding HTH-type transcriptional regulator Cbl, producing the protein MNFQQLKIIKEAARCEFNLTDVANALFTSQSGVSRHIRDLEDELGVEIFIRRGKRLLGMTEPGKALLTIAERILDEAGKVRRLADVFTNESSGVLTIATTHTQARYSLPKVIKAFRVLYPNVRLELNQGSPQEIVSMLTTGEADVGIASEQMVNNPALATFPWFSWHHALLVPKGHELEQKQPVSLAALARFPLITYRQGITGRSKVDRAFQAASLQADIVLSAQDSDVVKTYVELGLGVGILADQACQLDEHALLTRLDARHLFESNTVWLGLKRGQLQRNFVWQFLELCNANLSLEEIKRQALSLDEEEPAIDFQI; encoded by the coding sequence GTGAATTTTCAGCAACTTAAAATTATTAAGGAAGCAGCGCGCTGCGAATTTAATCTCACCGATGTGGCCAACGCGCTGTTTACCTCCCAGTCTGGCGTCAGCCGCCATATCCGGGATTTGGAAGACGAGCTGGGCGTAGAGATTTTTATCCGTCGGGGCAAGCGTTTATTGGGGATGACCGAACCGGGCAAAGCGCTGTTGACCATTGCCGAACGTATTCTTGATGAAGCGGGTAAGGTCAGACGTCTGGCGGATGTGTTCACGAATGAGTCCAGCGGCGTGCTGACCATCGCCACCACCCATACCCAGGCGCGCTACAGTTTGCCGAAGGTGATAAAGGCTTTCCGCGTGCTCTATCCCAACGTCCGTCTTGAGCTCAATCAGGGATCTCCACAGGAGATCGTATCCATGCTGACGACGGGCGAGGCGGATGTCGGCATTGCCAGTGAGCAGATGGTGAACAACCCGGCTCTGGCGACCTTTCCGTGGTTCAGCTGGCATCATGCGCTGCTGGTGCCGAAAGGGCATGAGCTGGAGCAGAAGCAGCCGGTGTCGCTGGCCGCGCTGGCCCGCTTTCCGCTGATTACCTACCGTCAGGGGATCACCGGGCGATCGAAAGTCGATCGCGCTTTCCAGGCTGCCAGCCTACAGGCAGATATCGTGCTGAGCGCGCAGGACTCTGACGTGGTAAAAACCTACGTTGAGCTGGGGCTGGGGGTTGGGATACTGGCGGATCAGGCCTGCCAGCTGGATGAACACGCCCTGCTGACCCGGCTTGATGCGCGGCACCTGTTTGAGTCAAACACCGTCTGGCTGGGATTGAAGCGCGGCCAGCTACAGCGTAATTTCGTCTGGCAGTTCCTGGAACTGTGCAACGCCAACCTGTCTTTGGAGGAAATCAAACGGCAGGCGCTGTCGCTGGATGAAGAAGAGCCGGCGATCGATTTTCAAATCTGA
- a CDS encoding LysE family translocator: MDLNLVGFIPALLPVALSPGASFTLVMNGALAGGPRGLLTTLAGTALGIYTHALLIGLGISALAIASPTVFGLLKIAGTAYLMWLGIQLIRSGCNVQGSSPGYQTAAVTLKGAWLANVINPKAIMFYLTVVSQFAGGQGKIAAYLALASVHTIVMSVWLIALSCTLVFSARRANPRLLKKYVNIGGGIMLIIFSLRSLFQ, from the coding sequence ATGGATCTCAACTTAGTGGGCTTTATTCCCGCACTTTTACCCGTTGCGCTCTCCCCCGGCGCAAGTTTCACCCTGGTGATGAACGGTGCCTTAGCGGGAGGGCCAAGAGGGCTGCTCACCACGCTGGCCGGAACCGCACTGGGCATTTATACCCATGCGCTGCTCATCGGTCTTGGTATCAGCGCCTTAGCGATTGCCTCCCCAACCGTTTTCGGCCTGCTGAAGATCGCCGGAACGGCTTACCTTATGTGGCTGGGAATTCAGCTGATCCGCAGCGGCTGCAACGTGCAGGGCAGCTCTCCCGGCTATCAAACCGCGGCCGTGACGCTTAAAGGCGCATGGCTGGCTAACGTGATCAATCCGAAAGCCATCATGTTTTATCTGACGGTGGTCAGTCAGTTTGCCGGCGGCCAGGGAAAAATTGCTGCTTATCTGGCGCTGGCCTCGGTACATACCATCGTTATGAGCGTCTGGCTTATCGCCCTGAGCTGCACGCTGGTGTTCTCAGCCAGAAGGGCAAACCCACGTTTACTGAAAAAATACGTCAATATTGGCGGCGGGATAATGCTGATTATTTTCTCTCTCCGCAGCCTTTTTCAGTAG
- a CDS encoding NAD(P)/FAD-dependent oxidoreductase, with protein sequence MPAPIRYIQDSPHFPPEADVVVIGGGIAGTAAAYELAKKGVSVVLIEKGLIAGEQSSRNWGWCRQQNRDERELPLIIYALQRWGELGAETGEDLGFRRSGLVYATQSEQDLNAWEAWNRMAQGYGVRSEILTADGAKAMTPGSTSRWLGGISSPTDGHAEPSLAAPALALAARRLGAKLFQQCAVRGLDISGGKISGVLTERGPIKTRRVICAGGAWTSMFCRRHGIDLPLGNVIGTAFRTAPLEQHIALPLYTPGFACRPQIDGGYTVSISGRGRLEPGAQSLRYGRQFYPTFRARRHNLTISPGIAPFLRGPESPARWQMDGISPFEKVRILDPRPDMKMVAEGLAALRNEFPQMATVRLEQAWGGMIDSTPDAVPVISGVGKLPGLIISAGYSGHGFGIGPGAGRLAADLATDDSPIVDPAPFRYERFFDGSGRAVPGMM encoded by the coding sequence ATGCCCGCACCGATTCGATATATACAGGACAGCCCGCATTTTCCACCGGAGGCGGACGTAGTGGTGATCGGCGGCGGCATTGCCGGCACGGCCGCCGCGTATGAGCTGGCAAAAAAAGGCGTCAGCGTGGTGCTGATAGAAAAAGGTCTGATTGCTGGCGAACAGTCAAGCCGTAACTGGGGCTGGTGCCGCCAGCAAAACCGTGACGAGCGTGAGCTCCCGCTGATTATTTACGCCCTGCAACGCTGGGGAGAGCTGGGCGCGGAAACCGGTGAAGATCTGGGCTTTCGCCGTAGCGGGCTGGTGTATGCCACGCAGAGCGAGCAGGATCTTAACGCCTGGGAAGCCTGGAACCGAATGGCACAGGGTTACGGTGTACGCAGCGAAATCCTGACTGCCGATGGCGCGAAGGCGATGACGCCGGGCAGTACCAGCCGCTGGTTGGGCGGCATATCTTCTCCCACCGACGGTCACGCGGAGCCATCGCTGGCGGCTCCCGCTCTGGCGCTTGCCGCCCGGCGTCTGGGCGCAAAGCTGTTTCAGCAGTGCGCGGTGCGCGGGCTCGATATTTCAGGCGGCAAGATCAGCGGCGTGTTGACCGAACGCGGTCCGATAAAAACCCGGCGGGTGATCTGCGCGGGCGGGGCATGGACGTCGATGTTTTGCCGTCGCCACGGTATCGATTTGCCGCTGGGTAATGTGATCGGCACGGCGTTCCGCACCGCGCCGCTTGAGCAGCACATTGCGCTACCGCTCTATACGCCCGGCTTTGCCTGCCGTCCACAAATCGACGGCGGCTACACCGTTTCCATTTCCGGGCGCGGCCGTCTGGAACCGGGCGCGCAGAGCCTGCGCTATGGGCGGCAGTTTTATCCTACGTTCAGGGCGCGGCGTCATAACCTGACGATCTCCCCCGGCATTGCCCCGTTTTTACGCGGCCCTGAATCGCCTGCACGCTGGCAGATGGACGGCATCTCCCCCTTTGAGAAGGTGCGTATCCTTGACCCGCGACCGGATATGAAGATGGTTGCGGAGGGGCTGGCGGCGCTGCGAAATGAATTTCCACAGATGGCGACGGTGCGTCTGGAGCAGGCCTGGGGGGGAATGATCGATAGCACCCCGGATGCCGTGCCGGTGATCTCTGGCGTGGGCAAATTGCCGGGCCTGATTATATCGGCTGGCTACAGCGGGCACGGCTTCGGCATTGGGCCGGGGGCGGGGCGGCTGGCGGCCGACCTGGCCACCGACGACAGCCCGATTGTCGACCCAGCGCCATTCCGCTATGAACGGTTTTTCGACGGTTCTGGCCGCGCCGTGCCGGGCATGATGTAA
- a CDS encoding GNAT family N-acetyltransferase — translation MTIELVNLNESHLDGAFVLTQKLQWPHRRVDWQQMLMLGSGLVALENGAPVGTTLCWRWGHDYATLGLVIVDESCQGRGIGRLLLQATLGSLGDRRVRLHATPAGRPLYEKLGFIASGHVLQHESSALGAVAAIPCSSRQQLRHATPEDAALLAALDHQALGQERTPLIDQLLSSAQRVLILEEDGRAGGFAGLRRFGHGYAIGPVVAAGRGQARLLIARLLSGLEGQFVRVDSNGTAGLDRWLSELGMMQVDAPITMYKGQPWRPQAGGMQTFGLMSQAMA, via the coding sequence ATGACGATCGAACTGGTTAACCTGAATGAAAGCCATCTGGATGGGGCATTTGTCCTGACGCAAAAGTTGCAGTGGCCACACCGCCGTGTCGACTGGCAGCAGATGCTGATGCTGGGGAGTGGGCTGGTGGCGCTGGAAAACGGCGCGCCGGTTGGCACCACGCTGTGCTGGCGCTGGGGCCACGACTACGCCACCCTCGGACTGGTTATTGTCGATGAGTCCTGCCAGGGGAGGGGCATCGGCAGGCTGCTGCTACAGGCAACGCTGGGATCGCTGGGCGACCGCCGCGTACGTCTGCACGCCACTCCGGCCGGGCGGCCGCTGTATGAAAAGTTGGGTTTTATTGCCAGCGGTCATGTGTTGCAGCATGAGAGCAGCGCCCTAGGCGCGGTGGCCGCCATCCCCTGCTCATCACGGCAGCAGCTGCGCCACGCCACGCCGGAGGATGCGGCACTGCTGGCTGCTCTCGACCATCAGGCGCTGGGACAGGAGCGCACGCCGTTAATAGACCAGCTACTGAGCAGCGCACAGCGCGTGCTGATTTTAGAAGAAGACGGCAGGGCTGGCGGGTTTGCCGGTTTACGCCGTTTCGGCCATGGCTATGCCATCGGCCCGGTGGTTGCCGCCGGACGGGGACAGGCACGGCTGCTGATTGCCCGGCTGCTCAGCGGTCTTGAAGGGCAGTTTGTACGCGTTGATAGCAACGGCACAGCAGGGCTGGACAGGTGGCTGAGTGAGCTGGGTATGATGCAGGTCGACGCTCCGATCACGATGTATAAAGGCCAGCCGTGGCGGCCGCAAGCGGGCGGTATGCAAACCTTTGGGCTGATGAGTCAGGCGATGGCCTGA
- a CDS encoding glycoside hydrolase family 28 protein, with protein MNNLTKISLLIIFSTGISEAKDLRNVSEPKYPAVCSVLPAGAAVSTDAIQKALNACPQGQAVKLQKSAGGAVFLSGPLSLPSGRSLWVDGGVTLKAVNSAAAFDKVKNSCGVLDKSGKGCEAFITVSNARNSGIYGKGIIDGQGGVTLQDKKMTWWQLAAQAKEKSMKQNAPRLIQIDNSTDFTLYDITLTNSPNFHVVFNKSNGLTVWNTTINTPRDARNTDGIDPISSKNVTIAHSNISTGDDNVAIKAYSDKGSSQNISVIHNTFGFGHGMSIGSETNGIYDVLVDDLTLSGTDNGLRIKSDKSNAGEVDGVTYKNVTMTNVKRPIVIDTVYENKAGSKKADWKNISYQDITSKGAGVVNLNGQNAVRKIVVKMSNVKLDSATKYTLNNAEIVK; from the coding sequence ATGAACAATCTTACCAAGATCTCTCTCCTCATTATTTTTTCCACCGGAATAAGTGAAGCTAAAGATCTCAGAAATGTATCTGAACCGAAATACCCCGCGGTCTGTAGCGTTCTGCCGGCTGGCGCGGCAGTCAGCACTGATGCAATACAAAAAGCGCTCAATGCCTGCCCACAGGGTCAGGCGGTAAAACTGCAAAAATCAGCTGGCGGGGCCGTATTTCTCAGCGGCCCGCTAAGCCTGCCATCGGGTAGAAGTCTCTGGGTGGACGGCGGGGTGACATTAAAAGCGGTTAACAGCGCGGCGGCCTTCGACAAAGTAAAAAACTCTTGCGGCGTGTTGGATAAAAGCGGTAAAGGGTGTGAAGCCTTTATCACGGTTTCAAATGCCAGAAATAGCGGCATTTACGGCAAGGGTATTATTGACGGTCAGGGCGGCGTGACCCTACAGGATAAAAAGATGACCTGGTGGCAGCTCGCCGCACAGGCAAAAGAAAAATCGATGAAGCAAAATGCCCCACGCTTGATCCAGATAGATAACAGTACTGATTTCACTCTCTATGATATTACCCTGACAAACTCACCCAATTTCCACGTTGTGTTTAATAAGAGCAACGGCCTAACGGTCTGGAACACCACGATCAACACGCCGCGTGATGCAAGAAATACCGACGGGATCGATCCTATTTCTTCTAAGAATGTGACTATTGCCCACAGCAATATCTCCACGGGCGATGATAACGTCGCTATTAAGGCGTATAGCGATAAAGGCAGCTCACAAAATATCTCCGTTATCCATAATACCTTTGGCTTCGGGCACGGCATGTCGATTGGCAGCGAAACAAACGGTATCTATGATGTGCTGGTTGACGATTTAACGTTAAGCGGCACGGATAATGGCCTGCGCATTAAGAGCGATAAATCAAATGCCGGTGAAGTCGATGGCGTGACCTATAAAAATGTCACCATGACCAATGTTAAAAGGCCGATCGTCATCGATACCGTCTATGAAAATAAGGCCGGCTCAAAAAAAGCAGACTGGAAAAATATCAGCTACCAGGATATCACCTCGAAAGGCGCCGGTGTGGTTAACCTGAATGGACAGAACGCCGTACGGAAGATCGTTGTCAAAATGTCTAACGTTAAGCTCGATTCGGCAACCAAATATACCCTCAACAATGCTGAAATCGTCAAATAA
- a CDS encoding glycosyltransferase family 8 protein, giving the protein MKAWVTLLTQPDYLVGVRALHGSLRACHSRYPLVVMVTENIDDAQRQLLEQEGCLLRAVAPLRPDPTLTHRYANARFSEVWTKLAVWTLTEFERVAFLDADMLVTQNMDELFSLSLPAGTLAACHACRCNPNGIASYPADWRPENCFYSWCTGVDHVQQLDKVDNYLNGGFLLLTPDKTVFAEMLAQLSALDDLSDYLFAEQDFLNQFYRGRWQPLPWIYNALKTIPHQHPAAWDISRVKNIHYILDKPWQKQPDKADPYYALDQLWRDIARQLPAAD; this is encoded by the coding sequence ATGAAAGCATGGGTAACGCTACTGACACAGCCGGATTATCTGGTGGGCGTACGCGCCCTGCACGGCTCGCTGCGGGCTTGTCACAGCCGCTATCCGCTGGTGGTTATGGTCACCGAGAATATAGACGACGCGCAGCGCCAACTGCTGGAGCAGGAAGGCTGCCTGCTGCGTGCGGTTGCCCCGCTCCGTCCCGATCCGACGCTAACCCACCGCTATGCCAACGCGCGCTTCTCCGAAGTCTGGACCAAGCTGGCAGTGTGGACGCTAACCGAATTTGAGCGCGTTGCCTTTCTTGATGCGGATATGCTGGTCACGCAGAATATGGATGAGTTGTTCAGCCTTTCGCTCCCTGCGGGAACGCTTGCCGCCTGCCATGCCTGCCGCTGTAATCCCAACGGGATCGCCAGCTACCCGGCAGACTGGCGGCCGGAAAACTGCTTCTACAGCTGGTGTACGGGGGTGGATCACGTTCAGCAGTTGGACAAGGTGGATAACTACCTTAACGGCGGTTTTCTGCTGCTCACCCCGGATAAGACGGTTTTTGCCGAGATGCTGGCCCAGCTCTCCGCGCTGGACGACCTTTCAGATTATCTTTTTGCCGAACAAGACTTTTTGAACCAGTTTTACCGAGGGCGCTGGCAACCGCTGCCGTGGATCTATAATGCGCTGAAGACAATACCGCATCAGCACCCTGCCGCCTGGGATATATCACGGGTAAAAAACATCCACTATATTCTTGATAAGCCCTGGCAGAAGCAGCCGGATAAGGCCGATCCCTATTACGCCTTAGACCAGCTGTGGCGAGATATTGCACGGCAGCTGCCGGCAGCCGACTAA
- a CDS encoding D-arabinono-1,4-lactone oxidase, which produces MTTNTSGYPRRQPQLSPQETRLWNWAQNATLAEKSQQVRPASEKELQALLQHCRGQVRLTGSKMSPGRMLSVSKREDLLIDMSALRGFISSDEHSATFAAGTQLNEVYRVLNEMGRILPASPGVIDEQTLAGALATGTHGQGLGQSSIGDEALSFRMVLADGSVRTFDRQHPWFHAVQVSLGCLGVITEVTLRTRPAEVYTCFKHAVSADTLENDLLKWNRDAALSKAWWFPGEDQVHLWSAHVATDAERARYRDNQHELVVQEQTSDAMNQTIDQTLKEMHSDTQITDKNGKPFRTVTRFKDFSDVTGNVYQVFCRGIATPQINVEIAIPLARVGAVIKRIKRWHQLTQPHMHYPVILRCTGASESWLSPSWQQESCFFGFVVYYAEDGTLSAEGVDFLRQIEKMLAEEGGRPHWGKYFDASLYQWQALYPKWQEFCAVREALDPQHKLSNAFSERLLNGGAER; this is translated from the coding sequence ATGACAACTAACACGTCCGGCTATCCACGCCGCCAGCCGCAACTCTCACCACAGGAAACCCGTTTATGGAACTGGGCACAGAATGCAACGCTGGCTGAAAAAAGTCAGCAGGTGCGCCCTGCCAGCGAAAAAGAGTTGCAAGCCCTGTTACAACACTGCCGTGGTCAGGTTCGACTGACGGGGAGCAAAATGTCTCCCGGACGAATGCTGTCGGTAAGCAAAAGGGAAGATCTGCTGATTGATATGTCTGCGCTGCGCGGTTTTATCAGCAGCGACGAACACAGCGCGACCTTTGCCGCCGGTACTCAGCTAAACGAGGTTTATCGGGTGCTGAATGAGATGGGGCGCATCCTTCCCGCTTCGCCGGGCGTTATTGATGAACAAACCCTGGCCGGCGCGCTGGCAACCGGCACGCACGGCCAGGGGCTTGGTCAAAGCTCAATCGGGGATGAGGCGCTAAGCTTCCGCATGGTACTGGCAGACGGCAGCGTTCGCACCTTTGACCGTCAGCATCCGTGGTTTCATGCCGTGCAGGTGAGCCTGGGGTGCCTGGGCGTGATCACCGAAGTGACGCTGCGCACCCGGCCAGCGGAAGTCTATACCTGCTTCAAGCACGCCGTCAGCGCCGATACGTTGGAGAACGACCTGCTGAAGTGGAATCGCGACGCTGCGTTAAGCAAAGCCTGGTGGTTCCCCGGTGAGGATCAGGTACACCTCTGGTCGGCACACGTGGCAACCGATGCGGAACGGGCACGGTACCGGGACAATCAGCATGAGCTGGTGGTGCAGGAGCAGACAAGCGATGCCATGAATCAGACGATCGACCAGACGCTGAAAGAGATGCATAGCGATACTCAAATCACAGACAAGAACGGCAAACCGTTTCGGACCGTGACCCGCTTTAAAGACTTCTCAGACGTGACGGGCAACGTTTATCAGGTATTCTGTCGCGGTATCGCCACGCCACAAATTAACGTGGAAATCGCCATCCCCCTGGCGCGTGTTGGTGCGGTGATTAAGCGCATTAAACGCTGGCATCAGCTAACCCAGCCACATATGCACTATCCGGTGATCCTGCGCTGTACCGGGGCCTCTGAAAGCTGGCTCAGCCCCTCCTGGCAGCAGGAGAGCTGCTTCTTTGGATTTGTAGTGTACTACGCCGAAGACGGCACGCTCTCGGCCGAAGGGGTGGATTTCCTGCGGCAGATTGAAAAAATGTTGGCCGAAGAGGGCGGCCGCCCGCACTGGGGAAAATACTTCGACGCCTCGCTTTATCAGTGGCAGGCGCTCTACCCCAAGTGGCAGGAGTTTTGTGCCGTACGCGAAGCCCTGGATCCGCAGCATAAATTGAGTAACGCATTCAGCGAGCGGCTGCTGAACGGAGGAGCAGAACGATGA